One genomic region from Thermodesulfobacteriota bacterium encodes:
- a CDS encoding TonB-dependent receptor produces the protein MFFEKKARHKFLPRLLPLLLALALTAPGEAFGAIDLTEMSLESLMNVTVVGASRYEQKTNEAPSYASVLTADDIRKNGYRNLADLLRSIPGLHVTDDRNYQYLGIRGFLPPGDYNTRVLLLVDGHRINNSVYDQAMIGNDFPLDIDLVERVEVVRGPSSSLYGSNAFFGIINVLTKRGREVDGAELAGSAGRWRTFQGRATLGRDFPEKAELLVSGTVSRSEGQDLFFPEFDDPATNNGLAANADREKFYNVFAKASRGDFTLEASRSYRRKWIPTAPYGTTFNTDRTYTVDQLTYLDLRFEKDLPRGLNVLARAFYDDYRYWGDYIYFPDVNKDFGKGRSWGAELKTVKTFRERHRLTAGAEYRSNFRVEQTNFDAGGPAPNLDSHHSSYVAAAYFQDEFRFHPKWILNAGIRFDYYDTFGGTWNPRVGLIWHPREKTAAKLLYGKAFRAPTDYELHYGDNLQTQKANPGLRPEEIHSYEAVLERYAEAFGVRWKGTAAAFHYRIHQLIHAELDPADGLIVFRNHGSIVANGGELELEGKKAGGLSGRVSYAKQRSRARNSGPLPNSPEDMAKANLSVPLVAGKLFLSPEAQYIGRRKTLPGKTIPSVPAYTVANATILAQNLPGGLELSASVYNIFDRRFADPAGPEHLQDSIPQDGRNFRVKATCRF, from the coding sequence ATGTTTTTCGAGAAGAAGGCACGGCACAAATTTCTTCCGCGGCTCCTTCCCCTGCTGCTTGCCCTGGCATTGACGGCGCCCGGCGAAGCCTTCGGGGCCATCGACCTGACCGAGATGAGCCTCGAGTCGCTGATGAACGTGACCGTCGTCGGGGCCTCCCGGTACGAGCAGAAAACGAACGAGGCGCCTTCGTACGCAAGCGTGTTGACCGCGGACGATATCCGCAAGAACGGATACAGAAACCTGGCGGACCTGCTCCGGTCGATCCCGGGGCTTCACGTCACCGACGACCGGAACTACCAGTACCTCGGCATTAGGGGATTCCTTCCTCCCGGGGACTACAACACCCGGGTCCTGCTCCTGGTGGACGGCCACCGGATCAACAACAGCGTCTACGACCAGGCCATGATCGGAAACGATTTCCCCCTGGATATCGACCTCGTGGAGCGGGTGGAGGTCGTGCGCGGCCCCAGCTCCTCCCTGTACGGATCGAACGCCTTTTTCGGCATCATCAACGTCCTCACGAAACGGGGGAGGGAGGTCGACGGTGCGGAGCTCGCCGGCAGCGCCGGAAGGTGGCGCACGTTCCAGGGGAGGGCGACGCTGGGCCGGGATTTCCCGGAAAAGGCCGAGCTGCTCGTATCCGGCACGGTCTCCCGGAGCGAAGGCCAGGACCTGTTCTTCCCGGAATTCGACGATCCCGCGACCAACAACGGCCTCGCGGCAAACGCCGACCGGGAAAAGTTCTACAACGTGTTCGCGAAGGCCTCCCGGGGCGACTTCACCCTGGAGGCATCGCGCAGCTACCGCAGAAAATGGATCCCCACGGCCCCATACGGGACGACCTTCAACACGGATCGGACCTATACCGTCGACCAGCTCACCTACCTGGATCTCCGGTTCGAGAAGGACCTCCCCCGCGGGCTGAACGTGCTGGCGCGAGCGTTCTATGACGATTACCGGTATTGGGGCGATTACATCTATTTCCCGGACGTCAACAAGGACTTCGGCAAGGGGCGCTCGTGGGGCGCCGAGCTGAAGACCGTCAAGACGTTCCGGGAGCGGCACCGGCTGACGGCGGGAGCGGAGTACAGAAGCAATTTCCGGGTGGAACAGACAAATTTCGACGCGGGGGGCCCCGCGCCCAACCTCGATTCCCATCATTCCTCCTACGTGGCCGCCGCGTATTTCCAGGACGAATTCCGCTTCCACCCGAAATGGATCCTGAACGCCGGGATCCGGTTCGACTATTACGACACCTTCGGCGGGACGTGGAACCCGCGCGTCGGCCTCATCTGGCATCCACGGGAGAAGACGGCGGCCAAGCTCCTTTACGGAAAAGCGTTCCGGGCGCCGACCGACTACGAGCTGCATTACGGGGACAATCTCCAGACCCAGAAGGCGAATCCGGGGCTGCGGCCGGAAGAGATCCACTCGTACGAGGCCGTCCTCGAGCGGTACGCCGAGGCCTTCGGCGTCCGGTGGAAAGGGACGGCGGCGGCCTTCCATTACCGCATCCACCAGCTCATCCACGCGGAGCTGGACCCGGCCGACGGCCTGATCGTCTTCAGAAACCACGGCTCGATCGTCGCGAACGGCGGAGAGCTGGAGCTGGAGGGGAAGAAGGCCGGCGGGCTCTCCGGCAGGGTCAGCTACGCGAAACAGCGATCGAGAGCCCGGAACTCCGGGCCCCTCCCCAATTCCCCGGAAGACATGGCGAAGGCCAACCTGAGCGTTCCGCTGGTCGCCGGGAAGCTCTTCCTTTCCCCCGAGGCGCAATACATCGGCCGCAGGAAGACCCTTCCGGGAA